The segment CCTGACCGAGAGCGCTTGCGCCTGGATCTGGCCCGCCCAGCGTTCCATTGATCTGGTGCGTGAAGTCGAAGGCCTGGACGTGCTCAAGGACGCTTTGGCCTCCGGCAAGGGCGTAGTGGGCATCACCAGCCACCTGGGTAACTGGGAAGTGCTCAACCACTTCTACTGCAGCCAGTGCAAACCGATCATTTTTTATCGCCCGCCCAAGCTCAAGGCGGTAGACGAACTGCTGCAAAAACAACGTGTGCAACTGGGCAACCGCGTGGCCGCATCGACCAAAGAAGGCATTTTGAGTGTCATCAAGGAAGTGCGAAAAGGCGGTCAGGTCGGGATTCCGGCCGACCCGGAGCCAGCAGAGTCAGCCGGTATCTTTGTACCGTTCCTCGGCACGATGGCCCTGACCAGCAAGTTTGTGCCCAACATGCTGGCGGGTGGCAAGGCAGTGGGCGTGTTCCTGCACGCACTGCGCCTGCCGGACGGTTCGGGCTTTAAAGTGATTCTGGAAGCGGCGCCCGAAGAGATGTACAGCACCGACACGGCAACCTCGTGTGCGGCCATGAGCAAGGTGGTCGAAAAATATGTGCGGGCGTACCCGAGCCAGTACATGTGGAGCATGAAGCGCTTCAAAAAGCGTCCGCCGGGAGAAGCGCGCTGGTACTAAAGCCACTCACCCCTGTGGGAGCGGGCTTGCTCGCGATTGCATTGACGCGGTTTTAAAACTGAACCGCGCTGTCTGCATCGCGAGCAAGCCCGCTCTCACATTGGATGGGCAGTGTCAGGAGACTTTATCGAGTTTCTTCAAAAACACGGTCATTTCTTTCTCGGCCTGTTTGTCGCCATGGGCCTGGGCTGCTGCAATCCCCTGCTCCCATGCCGTGCGCGCGGCCACACGATCGCCCGCCGCCAGTTGCGCCTTGCCCAGCAGCTTCCAGGCTGCGGAATACTTGGGGTCAAACGCCACACAGCGTTGCAGGTGCTCCGCCGCCTTGAGGTTATCCCCAAGGTCGAGATAACCCTTGCCCAGGCCAAAGCGCAGCAATGAGTTATCCACACCCTTGGCCAGCATTTTCTCTAGTGACTCCAGCATTCCTGACTCCTTAGAAAAAGCTCAATCCCACGTGGAACAGCTTCTCTACGTCGCGAATATGCTTTTTATCCACAAGGAACAAGATCACGTGGTCGCCAGCATTGATCACAGTAGAGTCGTGGGCAATCAGTACTTCTTCGTCGCGAATAATCGCGCCAATCGTAGTGCCCGGCGGCAGATTGATCTCGCCGATACGACGACCAATCACTTTGCTTGACCTCGAATCACCGTGGGCAATCGCCTCGATCGCCTCGGCCGCTCCACGGCGCAATGAGTGCACGCTGACGATATCGCCACGGCGCACGTGGGCCAGCAAGGTGCCGATGGTGGCCAACTGGGGGCTGATGGCGATATCGATCTCGCCGCCCTGGATCAGATCCACGTAGGCCGGGTTGTTGATGATGGTCATCACCTTTTTTGCACCCAGGCGCTTGGCCAGCAGCGAGGACATGATATTGGCCTCGTCGTCGTTGGTCAGGGCCAAAAATACGTCGGCGTCCGCAATGTTCTCTTCGAGCATCAAATCGCGGTCAGAAGCGCTGCCTTGCAGCACCACAGTGCTGTCGAGGGTGTCGGACAAATAACGGCAACGTGCCGGGTTCATCTCGATGATCTTGACCTGATACCGGCTTTCAATCGCCTCGGCCAAACGCTCACCGATCTGCCCGCCACCGGCGATCACAATGCGCTTGTAGCTTTCGTCGAGACGGCGCATTTCGCTCATTACGGCGCGAATGTTGGCCTTGGCGGCGATGAAAAAGACCTCATCGTCAGCCTCAATCACCGTATCGCCACGGGGGGTGATCGGCCGGTCACGTCGGAAAATCGCTGCTACTCGCGTATCCACATTCGGCATGTGTTCACGGAGCTGGCGCAGTTGCTGACCAATCAACGGGCCGCCGTAGTACGCCTTGACCGCAACCAGTTGTGCCTTGCCTTCGGCAAAGTCGATGACCTGCAAGGCGCCGGGGTGTTCGATCAGGCGCTTGATGTAATTGGTTACTACCTGCTCGGGGCTGATCAGCACGTCGACCGGGATTGCGTCGTTGTCGAACAACTCCTGGCCGCGTGTCAGATAAGCCGCCTCGCGGACCCGGGCGATTTTGGTCGGGGTATGAAACAGCGTGTAGGCCACCTGGCACGCGACCATATTGGTCTCGTCGCTGTTGGTGACCGCCACCAGCATGTCCGCGTCATCCGCCCCCGCCTGACGCAGCACATTGGGCAGCGAGGCTCGGCCCTGCACGGTCCGAATATCGAGGCGATCACCGAGGTCGCGCAGGCGCTCACCATCAGTGTCGACCACGGTGATGTCGTTGGCTTCGCTGGCCAAATGTTCTGCCAGCGTACCGCCGACCTGGCCTGCGCCGAGGATGATGATTTTCATGCCTGCAATCCCTAAT is part of the Pseudomonas sp. ML2-2023-3 genome and harbors:
- a CDS encoding lysophospholipid acyltransferase codes for the protein MEKFKGALLVGALRLFAMLPWGAVQRVGSAIGWLMWKLPNRSRDVVRINLAKCFPEMDPVAREQLVGQSLKDIGKSLTESACAWIWPAQRSIDLVREVEGLDVLKDALASGKGVVGITSHLGNWEVLNHFYCSQCKPIIFYRPPKLKAVDELLQKQRVQLGNRVAASTKEGILSVIKEVRKGGQVGIPADPEPAESAGIFVPFLGTMALTSKFVPNMLAGGKAVGVFLHALRLPDGSGFKVILEAAPEEMYSTDTATSCAAMSKVVEKYVRAYPSQYMWSMKRFKKRPPGEARWY
- a CDS encoding tetratricopeptide repeat protein translates to MLESLEKMLAKGVDNSLLRFGLGKGYLDLGDNLKAAEHLQRCVAFDPKYSAAWKLLGKAQLAAGDRVAARTAWEQGIAAAQAHGDKQAEKEMTVFLKKLDKVS
- the trkA gene encoding Trk system potassium transporter TrkA, whose amino-acid sequence is MKIIILGAGQVGGTLAEHLASEANDITVVDTDGERLRDLGDRLDIRTVQGRASLPNVLRQAGADDADMLVAVTNSDETNMVACQVAYTLFHTPTKIARVREAAYLTRGQELFDNDAIPVDVLISPEQVVTNYIKRLIEHPGALQVIDFAEGKAQLVAVKAYYGGPLIGQQLRQLREHMPNVDTRVAAIFRRDRPITPRGDTVIEADDEVFFIAAKANIRAVMSEMRRLDESYKRIVIAGGGQIGERLAEAIESRYQVKIIEMNPARCRYLSDTLDSTVVLQGSASDRDLMLEENIADADVFLALTNDDEANIMSSLLAKRLGAKKVMTIINNPAYVDLIQGGEIDIAISPQLATIGTLLAHVRRGDIVSVHSLRRGAAEAIEAIAHGDSRSSKVIGRRIGEINLPPGTTIGAIIRDEEVLIAHDSTVINAGDHVILFLVDKKHIRDVEKLFHVGLSFF